Proteins encoded by one window of Emticicia oligotrophica DSM 17448:
- a CDS encoding redoxin domain-containing protein, translating to MKALFSFFLAFLFFFGQAQTKFVAKPQAVPHHETPTLAIGAKAPDFRLPNYDGKFYSLKDFAAAKVLVIIFTCVHCPTAQAYEDRIKKIVVDYKNKGVAVVAISPNSPNGLLLEELGYTDLNDDFDNMKIRAKDKQFNFPFLYDGDTESVSIKYGPVATPHAFVFDSQRVLKYNGRLDAVEKPSKGANAEDLRKAIDEVLAGKELTTPTTKTFGCSVKWAWKTEYNEKNEKNWRSRPVTLEEIDAEGVKSLVKNNDSDKLRLINVWATWCGPCIMEYPDFIDIHRMYGARDFEFVSISADKLEKKDKALKFLKEKYSGVKNYIFKEDDIYKLIEAIDPKWNGALPYTLLVEPGGKVVYGVQGSIDNLKLKKMIVDHPKIGRYF from the coding sequence ATGAAAGCTTTATTTAGTTTTTTCTTGGCCTTTCTATTCTTTTTTGGGCAAGCTCAAACAAAATTTGTGGCTAAACCACAAGCAGTACCCCACCATGAGACTCCAACTTTAGCCATTGGAGCAAAAGCTCCTGATTTTCGTCTTCCAAATTATGACGGAAAGTTTTATTCGCTCAAAGATTTTGCTGCGGCAAAAGTGCTGGTTATCATTTTTACTTGCGTGCACTGCCCGACTGCTCAAGCCTACGAAGACCGCATCAAGAAAATTGTAGTTGATTATAAGAATAAAGGAGTGGCGGTAGTTGCTATTTCACCGAATAGCCCTAATGGATTACTACTTGAAGAATTGGGCTACACTGATCTCAATGACGATTTTGATAATATGAAAATTCGGGCAAAAGATAAGCAATTTAATTTTCCGTTTTTGTACGATGGTGATACAGAATCGGTTTCGATTAAATATGGACCAGTTGCTACACCTCATGCCTTTGTATTTGATAGTCAGCGAGTATTAAAATATAACGGTCGCCTTGATGCAGTAGAAAAACCAAGTAAAGGAGCCAATGCTGAAGATTTAAGAAAAGCAATTGATGAAGTTTTAGCAGGAAAAGAACTAACTACGCCAACTACAAAAACCTTTGGCTGCTCGGTAAAATGGGCATGGAAGACTGAATATAATGAAAAAAACGAGAAAAATTGGCGTTCTCGACCTGTCACACTCGAAGAAATTGATGCTGAAGGCGTAAAGTCATTGGTTAAAAATAATGATTCTGATAAACTCAGATTAATCAATGTTTGGGCTACATGGTGTGGGCCTTGCATAATGGAATATCCTGATTTTATTGACATTCACCGCATGTATGGTGCCCGAGACTTTGAGTTTGTTTCGATTTCGGCCGATAAACTTGAGAAAAAAGATAAAGCCTTGAAGTTTTTGAAAGAAAAATACTCAGGTGTAAAAAATTATATCTTTAAAGAAGACGACATCTATAAACTTATAGAGGCCATCGACCCTAAATGGAATGGTGCTTTACCTTATACGCTGTTGGTCGAGCCTGGTGGAAAAGTAGTTTATGGTGTGCAGGGAAGTATTGATAACCTAAAACTGAAAAAAATGATCGTTGATCACCCAAAAATTGGCCGTTATTTTTAA